The region CGTATCGAGACGTGCGGCAATGACATCGTTCGAGAGCCCCTGGGCCGCGTACAGGATGATCCTGGCGCGCAGGACGTCACGATACGGTGACGTATATTTACGTGCGAGTGCTTCCAGTCTTGTTTGCTCGTCTTCGGCCAACTCGATATCATATGGGCTTTTTCTTGGCATCTCCACCCCCTTTCATCGCTGAAAAGGATGGTAACATGCCAGCTATAATACGTCATCGTATTTGTGTACAGCAGCACTAAGGGGACCCCTCCGCGAGCCAGGGACCCCGGGATCCGGCACTCGCAGCCGGCCACCCGACCGTGGCACCCGCCGCAGGGGGAGGAGTTCTTAGACGTCCCTTTTCTTAGGATGCGGGAGAGGAGTGTCCCCGCCCAGCGTTGAGGAGGGTCCTCGCACACAAGAAGCCTCCGGCCGGCTTCGCTCCTTGCGGGCTACTCTTTTCTCCGGGACGATTTCCGGCAGATCGAGCGCAGGATCTCCCGGGTTTCCGGATCGCGAACCTCCTCGAGGCCGCTCGGCTCGAAGGGCGGGGAGACGTCGTGCCCCTCGTCCGCCTCCGGCGGCTTCCCGTCTGCGCGGGGGAAATTCGATCCCGCGGACGGGACGGCGGGCAGGCCATCCCCGGAGCCGACGGTGAACCGGATCTCCCGCACCTTTCCCTCGCCGACCACCGAGCGGATCTTCTCGAGCAACGCAGGTTGGGACAGTTGAAGTTCCTGGGCCCATGCGTGGTTCGGGACGAAGACCGTCAGCACCCCATTCCGGATCTTTCCGGGGGCCGTCTTCCCGACGAGCAGGGGTCCGACGATTTCCCCCCAGGACCGGAGAAGGCGAACCTGGGTCGCGGCGGCCGGAAGACCGAGGGCGTTGACGAGGATCGACTCCAGGACCGTCGACAAACGGAAAACGCTCACCGGGGGGCCCCTCCTTCTTTCCGGCGAACTCTCCCCCCCACGATCTGCCCCGCGATCGCGCAGAGGAGGAAGAAGGGAATGAGCCGGGAGGTGACGTGGTTGGCGATCCGAAGATAGGCGATCAGGGGAATCGAGAGGTGAATGTACACGAACCAGGCGAACGAATATTTCCGCCGCCCTTGGCGCAGGTATCCCAGGGGAATGTTGAGGGTCAG is a window of Candidatus Deferrimicrobiaceae bacterium DNA encoding:
- a CDS encoding DUF721 domain-containing protein, which produces MSVFRLSTVLESILVNALGLPAAATQVRLLRSWGEIVGPLLVGKTAPGKIRNGVLTVFVPNHAWAQELQLSQPALLEKIRSVVGEGKVREIRFTVGSGDGLPAVPSAGSNFPRADGKPPEADEGHDVSPPFEPSGLEEVRDPETREILRSICRKSSRRKE